GTGACCCCCAAGGACTTTCgggagcaaacaccacaaaacaaacaaaaacaaaaaaaacacaaaaccctttcctaaaaaaaagagaaaaaaggtttttttaggaagaaaaaaacaaaaaaggttaaaTATAACTAATTCTTTGGGAAAAacaaactacttttgacaaacaaacaatgcAAGATTCATCCATTATATCGAttgagttttttatatttatacatttatatattataaaaacactcATTTTACATAGATagttttattctatataaattcaataacacttacccccttgaatgggttttaaacccCAATAAAACAGAGAGACTTAAATGGTACCCAAGTCcccgtgtcagccactagctgtgaagaaattctatttaccatgattttccaagTGTTTCAATGATTATTTTGTtaggttctgtaatcagatcaaagtatttataatttttttattgatattgcacagcgaatgttctttcttattctggtacttaaaaaattttactaacctcttcggaaactaccaggcacttgtttcgtttctcttctctctctggttAGATTTAAATACGGGTTTAGCTTTTGTAATTCAAAACATTTTAACATTACTCAGTCACATATATTAAAGCATATTTTTCGTTTAAAACATACAAATcccgggaaaaattaaataaatttctcaagaaaaaaaagaatacaagggtttttcattaaaattccatttttaaaaccttttaatataaaaagaaacagtgaaatataactgcgtaccctcaaATAAAAGGAATGCCTTGGGGGGGAAACAAGAAAAACTGAACTTTTGGGGTAGACTcgtatttccctgtttttttaaataataatgtaaacgtatatagcacctgtaaaaaaatagtaaaataaagtatcatcttcaaaaaataaaatatcatctttttaaataatttttagtactaattatcttacccgctaaaaactaatttaaagggtatcataattaacatatgagtaaagaccaagtaatgAGGTATACAAAAGGGTTTTcacaaggggaaattttttttgggcttctTATTTCAGATTAGTGGGTCATTACagcaaccaccccatcctggtcCCCCCCGGGTCCCGGgggcggctggccgtcacatgcCAAAGGCTGGAATTCCCCGAGATCGCCCCCTCAAAAAGCAGGGCCCAAAGCTGTGAGGGAGGGGTCCCagcctcaccctggccactgcgacttggtggggaggattggctggcgtgtcgatgagaccgtcactagtgacccttatggcactataacaacccccaGGAAGTGGCCCCGCCCAAATACCCGACCGAATCCGATAAAACAGCAAAGGGCCAACTGGCGGCGTTCCCGAGCGCCTTGGGCCCCCGTTGAGAAGCAAAGAACCCCCCACAGAGGGAAAATGGGAGTGTACAACCAACTTTTAAAGCCCTTTATGAGGCACCTCATGACCAACCCAAAAATCGGCCCGGGTCCAGGGGTCACAAGGACGTGGTACTTAAAGACGAATTAGGGGGGTCAACCACAGGGGAAAAAGTGCCGAAACATTTCCCAAGGAAAGAACCCCCGAAAACCCAGCCCTcccaagggagggggtgaggatgccaAGGAAAATGCCAGCAGGTGAGGCAGGAAAAATGGTGGAAGGTGTggctttcgatcaccgtacccccCTCTCAGAGCagggcaacgggtcaagcgagccaccacccGCTAGCCCGAATGCACGCACCACGCCCCCAGGCGGGGCCCAACAGACTGGcaaagttctctgcgagaacgagcagcgacagctCCAcccaaactgagggcaagacaagaacgccaaAAACCAGAcgcttgctcacatcagagaaagggcagccgccCCCGATAACTCGGGACGTTTCTTTTTCTGGGGGGAAACTAAGAGATCAaaaagccagtcgcaactcagccccgggcgatgacgggatctcgtaccccatcaccCCCGCCTGGGACGGgtggtgagcttgcattccgcaACTCATAACGGGTTTCCGGGGAAACTTCCCCCACCCGAGCGGAAGGGGGCACCATATTTCCCACCCCAAACAAAGGAGCCGGGGGAAAGTACCCCCCCATCTTTCCTGCTGTCTGGCAAGGGACTCCGAGAGgaggtactgaaccggctccaatggaaaatggggccccaacaacaccccccagGGTTCCCCGGGGGGATAAACACAGCGACAGCTAGCCACGCCTTGAGCACAATAACAGGGGCATTGTGGCGTTTTCCCTtgccctggagaaggctttcaaaTTTGGCAATCCCTTCCCTTTTCAGGAGGGGCctatccaaaaaggaatcagaggtaagctcttgcttGGATAGGTACtacttacgaatagaacagcccaGAGTAAAATTCCGGGGTCCCCTACACAGCAAATGCCACTAGAAAAAATGGAAGCCACAGGGGGGGTTTCTCAGTCCACCCCCTTTttaaacacactaatgtcctgtatcctcaacaaacCCCAGGGGTGaaaagatcatctcctatgcagcgattttgctatcatctccacggaCCACACAGCCTAAACAAAGCCGCTTTTTGTTGGATTTGGTATCCGAGGAGTTTCAGGACAGGACAAAAAGATCTcgcacccaaacccaaaaggccatggctttgagacagagattttcaaggcacaagtctgaaaatcaggGAATGGACTGGAGGGGTTTTTGGGAATACCTTTACTTGGGGAAAGGATGCCCGGACCCCCCCCTTCCGCCAGGAGGCCCAGTACCTGTTGcccgaaaaaaaaggcaagactgttgtcatgagagtaatgagtggaagacgcataggggccagcacagagtactaagatcttcACTACATGGGGCAGGCCCCATTGTAGCTACCCTCCCCGCTCTGATtggctcaaaaaaaaatataaagaccgtttGGGAGACAGCCAAAacaaagccgccagggtcattctgggtgcccaaggtgggcgaaggtcctcaacctcctagtggagacaacctttcccctttgggccctcaCAAATTTGATTTAAGGGCAGCCCAATTTCTTATCAAAGGTATCAGGCCCCGGGAAACAAAAACCCTAAGACAAAAAATGTCAGacccctagaacaagataacgagctgtttgcaaaaaaaacTCCTGGCGTCTCCACAGCCAGGGTGTAAACGCCATCAGCTAAAAGAACCATTTGGGAAAGGGCAGGGCTCCCCACACCCTCTTTTGTCGAAGCTCCCCCGGGGGACAAacccgatagagttctcggtctgagactggcaagcaaaaagaatgaattttgCACCCTAGCCTAAAGGAGAAACCagggggtcattgcaaccatacCCCCCGGGGAGCctaatattacacagacggatcggcgACCCCTTTGACCCACCTGCGGGGCCCCCGGTTTGCAGAAAGGGGCCACAATATCCTGAGGGAACAGACAACGCCCCCTCGCTAAAGGCAGGGGTAGTTGcacatgggagcactgagacccGTCCAGGAGAAAGGTCACGGGgtcatacacacaaccccaaaggAGCCGCGATGTTTTCAGCAgcgtcacccactgacaacatctacctccgaCAACATCGGCACAATAACAAAAAGGAGCGctagggtagaagaattatcaaaaAACTGTTCCAGCCAATGGGATCAGGGGCAAGAGCTTGCTGACAGTTTAGCCAAAATCGGGGGgtatccccccaaaccccatgatAAAaaatcagagccgaagtttacttgggggaaagtgtacggtgacggccaactccttccccctgcagcttcacaggaGGAACGGGGGACTTTCCCCCCGGCCGTGGTCTCAGTGCCCAGGCAAAACCAGGGCActtcaaaaataacaacagaggtCCCAAAGTCTTCCCTGCACAAAatcgcctaggttaccactgtgcagggCAGACATAAAAACCATAGAACGAAGAGGGGTTTTGCATGCTTTGCGGGAGCCGAACCCCACCGGATACACTActtgagaattgcgtgcacacgaaaTTTcctaagaaaaacccccaaaaccagcctcgtgctggtaaagagattatgcaatGCTACCCCACGGCTACGGAGGCctctggcaatcccaccgcccggTAAGCCCCGAGTGTAACCAAAAAAGAGACAGCCAAAAAAAAGCGGGACACAGGCCGGGCCCAAAGTGAAAGGGCCCCGGGGCGAAGCCAGAATTCCCAAAAATTCCAGCAAGAAAGAACGAGATCAGCACCCCCGACCCTCCAGCAAGCAAAACAGTGCAGCCCCCACAAGGATGCCAGTCCTTAGCGACCGGGAGCTCCCGGCTCCCCGTTGATTCTGATTCACTTaaacccagccatacctgtgggcactcccCCCAAAACAAATTCTCCCAAAGAGTTTAAAAACCAGTAACCACAAATAGAAAGGGGCAAACACCATCCCTATACGGGTGACCACCGGAGGATCTTTAAAGGGTTTTCGCTCgccgctttgctcactctctggggGGGGatactgtagcagcacgaccccggcAACCTGGAGTCACTAGTTCCCcgggttgggtcacacaggtccacaccATGCCCGCGCACTTGGACagcgggcccccccttttcccctccgcgTTACACAGCGCTAGGAAATTTAACCcgcaggagaaaaagagaaagggctccactggacctctaggtctaaaggttttttgtggggttttcttgGTAAAGAGATCTTTGAACCCCCACCAGGCGATTTGGGCCCCTTGTGtgataactttgggtgttatcttgCACCCCTTTTGCTTTGAggagtatttttaattgtaggccagagtgcttacaattaaaaaacgaagcactgtggcaattagcaGTTTTACTGCGGGGTCCCGGCCCGAACCCAAGGGTTAGATTCCCGTTCGGCGGGGCCCAAACCCCCGACCGGCCCAAAACCCACAAAGACTGTTAATTGCCCAGGTGTTTTTTTTCTGACCACTACGCCCTTGCATAAACCTGTCAATTAGCTTCTGCTAGATTTCCCTCCCGCCTTTTCATCATACCCCGTGCTATCTTCGGGTacgtaatcaaattatcatttttctggggagcccatctcctgtgaggtggctcccCAAAAATCTTTAATCACAGAAGTGCCGTGACGCATTGTTTTAAAGTTCCAATGGTACAAGGGTTTTTGTTGCCCAAACCTGAACAGCGACCCCCTTCCTCCTCGATGGCCAAAGAACACTCGCAGAAAAAGGCTTcaaacctctccctttcccctaggGCTAAGGCTAAAAGCACGTCGTggcgaaaaaaaatcgacaaaaaaatCCGCCCCAATCGTGCGAGTCTACCGGCGAATCTCGGCCAAAAAGACGTCACTGTCGTTGATGTTTTCAAACCCCAGAGTCAAGCATTGTAAAGATCCGTTGCCGCGCCGGGGAGGCACAGAAGCTCCActcgtgggattgtgatgttAACACATCCCTCCCCCCTAAATGTGGAACCCGAGAGCTTTTTTCAGGTTTGACCAAGCCCCAAATGCTACAGATTCAATCACTCTAAAAAACACTGCACACCGAACAGAGACAGCAGATGTGGGGAAAAAGGAACTTCTTTGCCCCGAAAAAAGACCATAGAGTTCAACTGCGAGGGGCAGCAGTCGCTGTCAGTGGGGATGCCCCCAAAAgcaaagaaatattaaaacaaaaaaacaaacacaaaaaaaaacaaaaacacaaaccacgcTCCCAACCCCCGACCCTTTCAAactccacacccacccccaaaaacccaccaccccgaTTCCCCTCGGGAAGCACAAAGCCTCTACCcctcatttccccaaaaaaaaacgccttaaaataacaaaaaccccaaaatcagaCCATTACACGTAGCTTAATAGCTGCAAAAAACAACGCCAAGAAATTTCCAAACATATCCCCAaaactactacaaaaaaaaaaggtttccccagcATTTGTGATCCCCCAGGAAATTTTGAAGACGAGAACCCGTATAACCTGAGTATcacgcacaacaaacacaaacacggggTAGATGGGGCCCCCACCTCACAAGCCCCCACCTTCATGCACACACTccccaaccacaaaaccccaaagcaAACCCAGagaaacgcacaaaaaaaactacaaataaaaacCAAACGATCACAAAAGCAAACTCCTTCACCCCTTTTCatgcacaaaagaaaaaacaaaaaagacccccccctcACGGAAACCGGGCCCCCCCCACTCCTCGTCGTGTCAGACGACACCCTCACGGGGACTCCAGCAGCGAGGGAGCCCCCAATCGACCTAGTCCCGAGGTTTTAGAGGGGGTACCGGCTGCCGTTCCCCCCGGGACGTATTCCCGTCCTCCCGTCAGGGGGGATTAGGGAGAACGGAAGTTGGGAAATTGGGCCCCCGATTTCCCCggaatttccctctccctctccaggagtccctcccggaccccGAAGAGACCCCCTTTGGGGGTCGTCCTCGTTTTCGATCTCGTTCCGTAAGAAACGCCCCGAAAAAATAGGTCACCGTCATCTTTACCTGTCTGAATGGCATGTGACAATCGTTCAagcgaattttaaaaaattttataagagcACGTATTTTACGACTTCCAACCCGGGGAAAATCCCGCTcgttctttttaaaaacccctcttCACTAAATTTCCCATGCTATTAAAATACTTCGGCTACACGTAAAAAAATACGAAACGGCTGGTTGTAGGCTGCATCTCGTAAAATccacttttttttcgaaatcatcTCGCTCCCCTTATTCATCCGATTTCATGGCTTTTAAACTCTTCACCCAGCAGGGCCCTATAAAGATTTCCACTGCCATATCAACCCCCCGTCAAAAATTTCCCATTCacgattttaataaattatttttaaattttaataattcccAGTCTCTTTGGGGGGTTTAAAGCACACACAATCATTCAAACCCCACATCAACAAAGCACACGGCGAAGCTCTTgtctatttcgaaaaaaaaagactccactacatcggGGCCCCACTTTTACACCCATTCACATcgagagggaagggccgccctgatctcgttttgggGAAAAGAGGGCACTCCCCTACCCCACACCTTACAACGGCCCGAACTTCTTTTGACACATAcccgtcatcataaaactttcaatgacaccatactaaacaaaaaaacaaaaccttcgGTACAAAAAACAGACGGATGATTTTAAAACTTACCTTGGGCccgtcaaaaaattttaaatttaaccttgaaaaagagaaaacattccGAAATAGATAGGCATTGGATATCTTTTTTGCTTGGTATCAGCAGCAATGGCCGCGCCATACCCAGACGCATAAAATCCGCAAATCATTTCCCTCCAAGCGAGAGAAACCCAAGGGTTTCCCGACCCGCTATAGGAATCGtttcttcaaaatttaaaaacactaaTCGAGGTTTGGGGGGATCACTTCCTCAGAAATCACtataaatagttttttataaGACCAAAAATTCatttggcaaaattttttaaaaaacaagcagAATCTATGAGAGTTCGCACCCACGGGAATTTGGCAATcaattgaaattaaaaatagaacTTCCCCTCTTTACTCACCCCTCAAGGACAAAAATCAAATTTTAGATCCGGGAGGTTACGAAAATTTTTTATGACCACTGGGAAATTTTTCTATCCCAtgaaccccaccctctttttaataTCCTTTCAAACCATCAAAAACCGGGGGCCAAGACCCAGGATAGAAACAGAACCCGAGAGATTATCCCCggataatctggacgacacatgcgaactcccgggcccccccctcgctggagagggaaaaaaataataatgggtttCCTCGAAAAAGGTCCGGGTCCCCCGAGGGGCGGACGCACTCATTCATCTTCCCGACAACGTTTTTTCGAGCTATGACCCCCCTTATATAACACTTCCTTGCTCTGGTACTATCCCCACCTTTCAAAACTGCTTTTTGTGGCCCCTTTTCCCCAAGCCAAACAAAGACCAACTAACCCCCAAAATTACCGCCCATTAGTTTACtaagacattaggcaaaatttttgatAAAGTAATTAATCCCGACAAGGGGGGTATCTCGAAACCATGGGCCCACTCTCTTTAAAACAATTCGGGTTCCTCTCCCCGTTCGACAAAGAGCACTGAACTACGACTAACACgtcttaacaacaaagacagaaacTTAAAGACGGTTCTCGTAACCCAAAAACGTGgggcgagccttcgacacgggcTGGCATGCTGGCTTTAAATACAAACGTGCACAAAATTCAATTTTCCCCGTGCACCAAAAAGCTGTATGAGTTCTTGGATGACCCtaaatttaaaacttaaatttaaagggaaaattttaacacCATTCAAAGCACGCAGGGTACCCCAAAGGGAGCTAATCGCCCAAAACCCTTACATTTTACCAAACGACCTCCCCGACCCCACTCCCCccattattggggtttttttacgcCGACGACTTTTCTCATTAGTAACATattcgctcgctggtgttgtcGAGAACAAAGACGAGTTTACACCGTCTCGAGGGGGGAGCACAAAAGGTTATCAAAAATAATGCGACATAATAGCATAgcataaataagggaaaaaagaggtgaagaattcgaaggggggggggggggagaagggaaaaatggtggaaaatttaagggaaattagagattggtaaagtaggggggggaaacccttgcATGGTaatacatttcatttatttctctttctgtctggagtttcgggggggggggggaggtgatggttattttatttttttgctattggGGAAAGAAGTGGCTATGGTTACTTTTATTGGTTATGAAgtaatccctcttttttttttttttgtaataaataaaatatatatatcgttatatattatctatttattttggttttttaactttttttttttctttttttacgttttatgttttttttttgttttgtatttatgtcttaaactagttttaaaaagggaaaaaatgtggtagttggaaaacaataaaaaaataaaaaactgggctaattctaaaaaatgtttttttttgggtttttatatttttttttttatattttttttattttttattatttttaatttttttttttttatgctaaaaaCAAGAACGAGAACAAAAACAAGTTTGACTTATGTTTAAATAAGggaataattaatttattttttttatttttttttatttttttaaattttgtattttttttgtatttttttaatttggattttgtttttaattgctaagaacaggaaaagaaaaaagaaaaaaaaagaggctggggggactccagtggcgaatgaaaaatattttaaaaaaaacgaggagaaatgggtgataaaggggaaaaaatgaatctAGATGGACagggggggatgggtgagattgatggggttttggggg
Above is a window of Penaeus monodon isolate SGIC_2016 unplaced genomic scaffold, NSTDA_Pmon_1 PmonScaffold_3351, whole genome shotgun sequence DNA encoding:
- the LOC119570617 gene encoding basic salivary proline-rich protein 2-like; this translates as ISGSLQQPPHPGPPRVPGAAGRHMPKAGIPRDRPLKKQGPKLKWPRPNTRPNPIKQQRANWRRSRAPWAPVEKQRTPHRGKMGVYNQLLKPFMRHLMTNPKIGPGPGVTRTWYQAPGNKNPKTKNVRPLEQDNELFAKKTPGVSTARPKGETRGSLQPYPPGSLILHRRIGDPFDPPAGPPVCRKGPQYPEGTDNAPSLKAGVVAHGSTETRPGESFTGGTGDFPPGRGLSAQAKPGHFKNNNRGPKVFPAQNRLGYHSRKNEISTPDPPASKTVQPPQGCQSLATGSSRLPVDSDSLKPSHTFPMVQGFLLPKPEQRPPSSSMAKEHSQKKASNLSLSPRAKAKSTSWRKKIDKKIRPNRASLPANLGQKDVTVVDVFKPQSQALFDQAPNATDSITLKNTAHRTETADVGKKELLCPEKRP